In Rhineura floridana isolate rRhiFlo1 chromosome 1, rRhiFlo1.hap2, whole genome shotgun sequence, the following proteins share a genomic window:
- the LOC133371654 gene encoding epidermal retinol dehydrogenase 2-like isoform X2 — MNFFLETLRFIGLLIYLMLESLFLLFIPVRKKNVAGEIVLITGAGSGIGRLMALKFAHLGATLVLWDINQEGNKETARLARKNGTVRVHDYTCDCSKRQEIYRVSDQVKKEVGDVSIVINNAGIVIGKKFLDSPDPLIEKTMEVNTMAHFWTVKAFVPAMIASNHGHVVTISSSAGLIGVNGLADYCASKFAAVGFAESLALEMLALGKTGIKSTIVCPYFINTGMFDGCQTKWPLLMPVLDAEYAAEKIVSGILRDQYHPYKNRCSSWRLSGGFPLYG; from the exons ATGAACTTCTTCCTGGAAACACTCAGATTCATTGGGCTGTTAATATATTTGATGCTGGAGtctctctttttattatttatcccTGTGCGGAAGAAGAACGTAGCTGGTGAAATAGTGCTTATCACTGGAGCAGGAAGTGGAATTGGAAGGCTTATGGCTTTAAAATTTGCTCATCTTGGAGCCACTTTGGTTCTCTGGGATATTAACCAAGAAGGCAACAAAGAGACAGCAAGACTGGCAAGAAAAAATGGAACTGTGAGAGTACATGACTACACTTGTGACTGTAGCAAAAGGCAAGAGATCTATCGAGTTTCAGATCAG GTGAAAAAGGAAGTTGGTGATGTTAGCATCGTGATTAACAATGCTGGGATTGTAATAGGAAAGAAGTTCTTGGATTCTCCAGACCCACTGATAGAGAAGACTATGGAAGTGAACACAATGGCACACTTTTGG ACTGTCAAAGCATTTGTTCCAGCCATGATAGCCTCTAATCATGGACATGTAGTGACTATTTCGAGCTCAGCTGGGTTAATTGGCGTCAATGGACTGGCAG ATTACTGTGCAAGTAAATTTGCAGCTGTTGGCTTCGCTGAGTCTCTAGCTTTAGAGATGCTGGCATTGGGAAAGACTGGTATTAAATCTACAATTGTCTGCCCATATTTCATAAACACTGGAATGTTTGATGGCTGTCAAACCAA GTGGCCTCTTCTCATGCCTGTTCTAGATGCAGAATATGCAGCTGAAAAAATTGTGTCTGGTATTCTGCGAGATCAG